The segment catgtgtgagttttttcacgcctgtcggttgcgtcattcgcctgtgggcaggctttgagtgagcactggtccagccccctcgtcggattttcattgtcagggaaatggctgagcgactgccgctttgctcaatgaaaattttttcagaaactgtgtgagacagccaggtggaaaccattcggaaaattcagatggctttcggtgaagattctatcggcgtcacacagattaaggaggattacaaccggattaatgacggcccacagcagcggagggcgcgccgtgcttcgagcggccatcgacaggctgaaacgaccagatcatttccaaagtgaaggctgtgttgatccgggacgtcgtgtgactaccagagaaatcgcagaaaatgtggacatcagcacttttgcggcacattccactgttacaggagattttgtaatgaaagacgtgcggaggaattcaagcATCGGGACGGAGACgctcatggcacacaacaaacacctccgtgttggaaaccattcggaagattcagatggctttcggtggcttttcagtcgagtgagtatccaagaaattgtgtaacagctgggcatgtcacaacatgtcctgtgagacttccaacacggacgtgttttttgttgtgcgccatgagcatctccgtcccgacgcgcgaattcctccgcacgtctttcattacaaaatctcctgtaacagtggaatgtgctgcaaaagtgctgatgtccacattttctgcgatttctctggtagtcacacaacgtcccggatcaacacagccttcactttggaaatgatctggtcgtttcagcctgttgatggctgctcgaagcgcggcgcaccctccactgctgtgggccgtcattaattcggttgtaatcctccttactctgtgtgacgctgatagaaaaaattttcatggagcaaagcggcagtcgctcgccatttccctgacaatgaaaatccgatgaggggggtggaccagtgctcactcaaagcctgcccacaggcgaatgacgcaaccgacaggcgtgaaaaaactcacgcatgcgcacgaaggttcaagcttggcttatgcaagcacacatgattcaaatccatatagtttttgaaaaaaataaaaagatcggaaacttttctaacagacctcgtatttcttaaaTACTCCCTGATCTGCAATTACTGCAGCCCTGATTTCTCACAGCCTATTGGCATTATTTGCCACAACCATGTTGACAACGGCTGCTTCCTGCTCAGCATTATAAATTCTTCTTCTACCACCAGTGACTGGTAGCCTTTTGATTctataaaaaaatacatgaaataggaatgtggaaaaaatgacttTAAGTACTGTATATCACTGTACTGCAAATATTTCTGTATATATTGTAGGCCTATAACAACATTACCTGTTCTCCTGTCGAAAATCTCTGACAaatgaggcaacagtgtttctcTTTACAACAGGTTGGACTCTGTGTTCAGCCTCTCTAAGTGAAAGGCCATGATTTATAACATGATCAGTTATAGTTGCCCGAATTTTAGCACTAACTTGAGCCCTTCCAACTATAACTCCACCTTGCACACGGACTCCTCTTCCTCAGACTCCGACCTCTTACTCTCATTCTTATCTGCCTTAGACCTCCTTGATCCATGCTTGCAAAGAACAACACAGGCATGGCACCTTTTAAGGCCTACTACAGACTGATTGCAAGTTGAAGATTTGTGTGAAGAAGTGTCAAACAGATCCTTCAGTGATTGCATACCGATCAGATAGTTTCTAATAGCTGTGAACATATGGTTTCTGTTAGGATACCATAGCTAAAACAATGGAGTTTTGACTGCTTGAATGACATTTGTGTTAACTGGTTTGAAAAAAGGGTGGGGAAATGTGTCAATCCAATAAGAATGGGTTAACACATTTGCAAGAGGTGTCTTTTGCTCTgctgagatggtgatgatgaagactGGGAGGTTCCCAGTTTCTTCAAACGGgttaaagcaatcaataaaacctgtaaggcctttaatcccctagttaaggcctttaatcccctagttgctcccggtgtgtagtgagcgccttgtatggcagcaccctgacatctgggtgaatgtgaggcataattgtaaagttctttgagcggctgatgcagatggaaaagcactatataaatgcagtccatttaccattttgccaTTTAAGCAAAAGTTgccttaattttccacttttaacaaagaactgacTCCCCAGACAATTTTAAGGTTGGAATGTGTGGCACTGGACTGATTTGATATTACCATCCTGCACCACAATCTTGCCTTCTCGCAAAGTGAACAGTCTTCCACACATTTCCTGGCTGAATTTATGATGCCTCGGGAAAGCTTCAATGAAGACTCCCTATGGATCAAAGACACTTGATCCAGAGATCCCTTTATAACACTGTAAGAACTCAAATCACAGGTGCTATTTCTAAAACATGCACTGGGAACGGTACGCGGGGAGAGTGTTGTAATAATGGCTGAGAGGGTTTTGTGCTCTCTTTGTTCCTGCAGTGTATGTGAGTGTAAATGTTCACTTCTGTGAATGTGTATTTTGGTGTTCCAGACATGGCGAGCGGATGTGTGTTACTGTGCATCATGTTGGTGTCCAGTGTGACAGGCGTACTTGCTGCAGCTCAGGTAAGCTCACACTCTGACTTTGCAGTTTCAGTTAATTTGTGGAATTAAAGCACATTATTAATCAGCAGAGGGACGAGAACAGAATCCAGCAGATGGTCCTGAGCTGGACTGGCTGTGTTTAATGACCATCTGAGCACAGGATTTTTGACAAACCAAGTCCGTTCCCAGCTCACTGATACTGTAGTTCCACTGTGCTGTTCCTCTGACAGACACTTTAAATTTAGCCATCCTCAGACGTAGCTCGTGACATAAACATACAGAAATGAAACCTTAAATGACTGACATTCTTGTCATTACTTATTCATGAAGTCTTCTCAGCCCCAAATCTCATTTGCAGGAGCGACCTGAGGACAAATGTCATTATGACTCAAAGACACCAAAATGTTCAACAGAATAAAAAGTCAAGTCAGTCAAGGAGGTTATTACCTcccccaaggaggttatgtttttggtcgtgtttgtttgtttgtctgtttgtcagcaggataactcaaaacgttttgaacggattttgatgaaattttgtgtagtggttggaaatgacaagaggaacaagtgattaaattttagtggtgctccggatcacgatccggatccaggaattttttaaaggattcctctccattgcgggatagggagaattttgacattctacgtaataattacaccaacagttgctgtcttctaccaagctgcttgcctgttgtcctgtagtccatcccagccttgtgcaggtctacagttttgtccctggtgtccttagacagctctttggtcttggctatggtggaaaggttggagtgtgattgattgagtgtgtggacaggtgtcttttatacaggtaacaagttcaaacaggtgcaattaatacaggtaaagagtgcagaataaaagggcttcttaaagaaaaaattaacaggtctgtgagagacagaattctttctgattGGTAgatggtcaaatacttatttcatgcaataaaatgcaaattaattgtttaaaaatcatacaatgtgattttctgattttattttatttttttttacattctgtctcacagttgaagtgaacctacaataAAAAACACTTCATTCACTTCAaactcttcattctttgtaggtgggaaaacttgcaaaatcaacagtggatcaaatacttatttgcctcactgtattttgGGTCCtagtgcttcttgtcttactgtgcAGTTGTGAGACATGGACACTAAccggtgacctaaggtgacatgtAGATGTGTGTGGTGCTACATCTCTTTGGAACATTGTTGTGTATCACTGTAATAATGACTTTGTCTCAAAGGAACGGTTGCATAGGGAGACACAGATGTGGAGTATCACGTGCATTGTAAGGGAGGTTCAGCTGCAACATTTGGGCCATGTGACAAAGTTTCCCTGGGTAAGATTCAGCACGTAATGTTGAGGAACcagaggctggagaaggccaataaGATGCCTACATTTTACCTGCCTGTGGCAGATGGGCGATTACATTCAAGAGGTGGGGactgactggttgtctgcctcagtggctgccatccaggatctGAGCCGACTGCTTggagtggtggatgcagtgatgcaccagtgcatgcttctaGAGTTAACCTAACCGGAGAATTTGTGCATGTGTTCCAGCCTGGTTTCATAGAGAGCCTCCTGTTGGCCGCTAATCAGCGTCCTTGGCTGTGGGGTGTTTACGTATTCACTGTCGGACTTCCCATCATTCTCTTCATTAGCTTCATGTGGCCTGATaaggtacagtgtgtgtgtgtgtgtgtgtgtgtgtgtgtgtgtgtgtgtgtgtgtgtgtgtgtgtgtgtgtgtgtgtgtgtgtgtgtgtgtgtgtgtgtgtgtgagagggaaAGAGAGATTGAGAGTTCAGCATTTGAACTGTACGAGGTGTATTGAGTGGTTTTATCTTTGTTGCCATCTTGTTATAAAAAGTGTAAATGTGATGTGCGTTTTCTTAGAGGTTTGGTCCTCCTGATCAGCCGTATTACTACATAACATCTGAAGATGATCGGCAGGTCGACCCTGAATCCTCTCAAAGGACAGAATCACCAAATATCAAAGGTTTGTTTGATCATCGCCATTAAATAATTTGTGGTCCCACGTGCGGCTTTTTAGTGGTTTGTTGTTTTGTCTGGGGTCTTTGATAGTCCAGCAACAATCAGCCTGATAAGAAGCTGGAACTGGAGCCAGAAAATAGAATACCTGAAAAAAAGTGATGTGAGATGGCAAACCTGAAAATGTTTTATAAGTATTGTGAGATATGACATCTTAATAGTTTTATGACACTCAATCACATGTTTGGTTGATTATGAGCAACAGCAGCTCGACTAGCCATCAGGGCCCTGCGATTAGCAACAAGTCTTCAAAAGCATGATTCAAGACACCGGCATTGCCCAAAATAAAATAAGAGcttcactggtcctcacctggATCTATCACAACCCAAattttcagagctgaatatgcagcGATGCAGAGTTTTGTGCACCCACTGACTCACTCACAGAGTGACTGCATGAATCCAGTACGTGCCCTGCTAACCACAGCCAATAAATTACACTCAGTTTTGGAGTGATCAGGATAGAAGAGCAGGACCACaatattgtaaaataaataaataaataaaaggtctgggagcatgtgctggtggagtgtgtcaccgcatccaccacactCTGGGATGATCTTAGGTTctggatgtcaaccacccaggcagacaactggtctattCCAACCTCTCAGAAGCAGCCATTTttctgccacagtcaggtgaagcTGTCTGGAGAAGCTCAGCCAAAATATTCTAGCTGACATTCCATCAGAATGCAGATGATTTTCCCTAAcaaccccgtcacacataggaagaatgtgcaggaaccaggccgaaatggcaaatattaccatcatcggACACAGTCAGGAGTgaaagaggcgtggtcaccagtgtcagaatgcatccagactacctcgtccacacctgcacgatggcatccaaaccgcatgtagacaacaggaagATGACACAGATTGCCattagacagccataaaaggcgctgaagactgcccagtgtccaaatgtctggatggcaaacacgggaccagagtgggaggaagCGCTGTCTTCCTCACACACATGTGCACCCCAAGCACACGCGTGGAGTGCACATGATCActcagctttgtgtgtgtgtgtgtgtgtttgtggtcataagtatgcatgagccactaagcgtgcGCATGTGCAcacgtgccactggacacctttgctgaaactttactggcagtgggccaagcagtcagaccatgcatcagatgcagcctttccggcaaactttaattttttttttttttgctcacctcaggagcacaacacaactctgtatatcggctggattatcacatgggattaaatTTTTgccgtggttatttgcagcacacagcagcctggtgagaggcttgtcaccacagcctgtggtttggttcctgtgcaCCGTGCACTCTGCGGTGTCACggttccatgctggaggtgagattcacaagatccgttcagctccgtgcctgacgttcgctatgacgcattactgcacatgggacatgatgaatgcgtgccacatacatgttattacatatcaacatttcctttgccctccctggccggggtccagtggaagtGGACATCCATGGCACAACATGTCGACAACAAATGTCTTTCTCTAAGCTCAGGTAGCACTCATGGTGCCACAGTACTCATTACTGGTAGTGACACAGGTAATGGGAAGAATGATGGTCATACTGTCATTAATCTTATCAGCTGTAGTAAACTGTTTTGGTCTGTATCTGTGTTTACAGTACTTTAGGTAGTCAGCTGCTATGTGGATTTGTGTTAATGTAGCTTTGGCTAATGAAACAGCGTTGACTGCTTGTGTTGTCTTCACAGGGCAGGCTGACAGAGGGAGGCGGAGAGGAACCCACGGGAAGTCTGACTAGGACCTGCAGGTGGAACTGACACTAACAATAACTTGCAACGAGTCCTGCACgtctcaaatcaacatgcagatccaccttgcggggaccccgagtgaaaaacaagggagcagctgaagggacttattttttttctttagaaaacatgaacatttccaagtcgttgaatatgtcttggactgagTTTTCATTCATCAACAAGTACAATCAGTATGTTACTGTATGTGCAGGCAGATCTCAGACCTGAGTGGTTGTACAAGCACATCTTCAGTGTTTGATTTCAACTCCAccgtggtggtgtacaggggccaaatggccaaaatgaattcctaaaaataaaaaaaataaaaaaaaaaggacccatgtACAGGAAGTTTCTGTCtggcccaaatacttatggaccagacaGAAGCTTCCTGCTATTGAAACTTACTGGGATAAATCAGGGGACGTGAGTGAATAAACACAGacaagaacagaaaataaatattgtttattaATGTGGGAATAATGTTTAAATTGAGCAGCAGGATGCATGAATAAACAGTAATCACAATGTTTTTTGTGTCATTGACGACACTCAGGATGTTGTCACAAGCAATAAGAGAGAAAATTGAAGGTAGAAAAATGATCTGATGAACTCACAAGCTAAACACACCATTGTGCAAATTTTATAACACTTGAGTGAAGAGTTTGCTGCACtgctcatacgaggtctgtgagaaaagtatctgaccttattatttttttcaaaaaacatggatttgaatcacgtgtgattgcgtcagacaagcttgaaccctcgtgcgcatgtgtgagttttttcatgcctgtcggttgcttcattcgcctgtgagcaggcttggagtgaggtgtggtccacccctctcatctgttttttattgcgaataaatgtctgaacgatttggatctttgctgcatcactttttttccagaaactgtaagagacggccaggtggacaccgttcaaaaacttaatatggctttcagggacgattctatggggattaaacattaaggagtgttactgcccctttaaggacggcccacaactgctgagagcgcagcgcgctgccagcgccgatggacaggctgacaccccgcacaaacaaccagatcatttccaacttgaaagctttgttgatccaggacctcgtctgactttcacaaaaaggcagaagatgtggacatcagcactttttccggcacattctaccgttacaggagttttttttttaatggaaaaagaagctgagggacgcgccactgtgccgctcttgacgcggcacaaaaccacctcggtgttggtctctcgggacggctttcaggtggctttcagacagattccggttgcttttctgtcgtgtgaatatccgagaaattgagcttgagctggacaagccccaacatgtcctgtgaggcttcatcacggcgtctctttgcgctgagcggctgcaccacgacgcgccgatCTCCTCCGCACGTGtgtcttaatgtgccaaaaaagtgctgatgtccacgtcttttcacaattcctgtgctagtcagatgacataccagatcaagacagcgtccagtttagaaatgaagggcacatttcactgttacaggagtttttgtcatggaaagaggaacaaaggcggaggaattccgcgcgtcgcggcggagttgcatggcgaaaagaaacgccgtgatgaagcctcacaggacatgttggggcttgtccagctcaagctcaatttctcggatattcacacgacagaaaagcaaccggaatccgtctgaaagccacctgaaagccgtcccgagagaccaacaccgaggtggttttgtgccgcgtcaagagcggcacagtggcgcgtccccccgcttctttttccatgaaaaaaactcctgtaatggtagaatgtgctggaaaaagtgctgatgtccacatcttctgcctttttgtgaaagtcagacgaggtcccggatcaacaaagctttcatgttggaaatgatctgtgcggagtgtcagcctgtccatcggcgctgggagcgcgctgcgctctcagcagttgtgggccgtccttaaaggggcagtaacactccttaatctgtttaatccccataaaatcgtccctgaaagccatattaattttttgaacggtgtccacctggaggtctctcacagtttctggaaaaaaattgatgcagcaaagctccaaatcgttcagacatttattcgcaataaaaaatagaccagaggggtggaccacacctcactcaaagactgctcacaggcgaatgaagcaaccgacaggcatgaaaaaactcacgcatgcgcacgagggttcaagcttgtctgacgcaatcacatgtgattcaaatccatatggtttttgaaaaaataataaggtcggatacttttctcacagacctcgtaatttccAGCTGTCACAAAGGCTTAGGTTTATGGAATAAAATTGTATGAAGTTGAGATTTGAGCAGcactcaaaattcagtggagtcttctttggcctaatatctagctgtggtgaaactttcatcaaaatccgtgcagtagttttgacgtaatcctgctgagagacagataaataaataatctccgatgattttattacgtccttggcggatgtaataagaaAGGTACTCATTTGGGTCGGACCTCACACACATGCCAAGCTTTGCTTCAGCATTCTGGGTCATACTTTGATCCAGACTCACATTGTGTTTTAGTGTTAAGTACATTTAACTTTCTTTGCAGATGACAGTCTCATTAactttgttaaggattttatatatatatatatatatatgttatcactgttaaacatttgtagctttgtcttctttctcatgagaacggtgttgtgctgttttgcacttcaccctgagaacgtacgtgttattcaaccttgttttagctttgtcttctttctcatgagaacggagatgtgctgttttgcacctgtcttaatgcaatcctgagaattcaattttgttttagcactctggggtcaatctgaactgggaatgaaggactggatgtacttattgttataacataactttgtttttgtagccgctaacgactgggagtaaaagaactgaaggttgaattttgactgattgtgatgcttagtgttccaggcagatgcaaaacagctgataactgcaacagacgaacgagatgtgctgacctgaagtgttcttccttacagctgcacttgacgtatgcgtttatgttatgggaagaaacttgtcttgcgtcattacccccacccttaggacaagtttcttgtttatgtgatgagggcgtctcttaataaaaagagcggaaaagcaggccagactttagtgtagccttggtgtacagcctggccgcactc is part of the Thalassophryne amazonica chromosome 11, fThaAma1.1, whole genome shotgun sequence genome and harbors:
- the LOC117520220 gene encoding calnexin-like gives rise to the protein MASGCVLLCIMLVSSVTGVLAAAQPGFIESLLLAANQRPWLWGVYVFTVGLPIILFISFMWPDKRFGPPDQPYYYITSEDDRQVDPESSQRTESPNIKGQADRGRRRGTHGKSD